In Kitasatospora sp. NA04385, a single genomic region encodes these proteins:
- a CDS encoding spermidine synthase, with product MSGIAADGADPRPVEREVALGTAKLMPDIDLDGGWLLTLDGTPQSYVDLQDPTHLEFEYVQRIAHLLDVAAAPGEPLDVLHLGGGALTLPRYLAATRPGSRQQVVELDGPLTEFIAEHLPWPFGIDVTVGDARAALASVAPAAVDVVVADVFRGSRTPAHLTSVEFVRLAAAALRPGGCYAANLADGPPLAFAKAQAATVAAVFAHVCLVAEPAVLRGRRYGNVLLIGSDAPLPAGELTRLLAADPFPARLTETPEQAAEPVTDATATDSPPPPSGAFSLG from the coding sequence ATGAGCGGCATCGCTGCCGACGGGGCCGATCCGCGACCGGTGGAGCGCGAGGTCGCGTTGGGGACCGCCAAGTTGATGCCCGACATCGACCTCGACGGCGGTTGGTTGCTCACCCTCGACGGGACACCGCAGTCCTACGTCGACCTCCAGGACCCGACGCACCTCGAGTTCGAGTACGTGCAGCGGATCGCGCACCTGCTGGACGTGGCCGCGGCTCCCGGGGAGCCGTTGGACGTGCTGCACCTGGGCGGTGGCGCGCTCACGCTGCCCCGCTACCTGGCGGCGACCCGCCCCGGTTCGCGACAGCAGGTGGTCGAACTGGACGGCCCGCTGACCGAGTTCATCGCCGAGCACTTGCCCTGGCCGTTCGGCATCGACGTGACGGTCGGTGACGCCAGAGCCGCGCTCGCCTCCGTGGCGCCGGCCGCTGTCGACGTGGTGGTCGCCGACGTGTTCCGGGGCTCGCGGACGCCGGCGCACCTCACCAGCGTGGAGTTCGTGCGGCTGGCCGCCGCCGCGCTCCGGCCCGGTGGCTGCTACGCGGCGAACCTGGCGGACGGCCCGCCGCTCGCGTTCGCCAAGGCCCAGGCCGCCACGGTCGCGGCCGTGTTCGCCCACGTCTGCCTGGTGGCCGAGCCCGCGGTGCTGCGGGGACGGCGCTACGGGAACGTGCTGTTGATCGGCTCCGACGCTCCCCTCCCCGCTGGCGAGTTGACCCGGTTGCTCGCCGCCGACCCGTTCCCCGCCAGGCTGACGGAGACGCCGGAGCAGGCGGCAGAGCCGGTCACGGACGCGACGGCCACGGACTCGCCGCCTCCTCCCAGCGGGGCGTTCTCGCTGGGCTGA